In a genomic window of Pangasianodon hypophthalmus isolate fPanHyp1 chromosome 1, fPanHyp1.pri, whole genome shotgun sequence:
- the lmtk3 gene encoding uncharacterized protein lmtk3 isoform X2: MLTRSWVMLLAGLMSGFFPDRAHGAPQPEVSFSRDVSLSPPAYVVILVSCSGLVSFILLLLTCLCCKRGSVGFNEFDNADGEECSSPVPEDSVSSCVSLPEVYTLPLRDRACSALPNGTGSSTQCFRRHTLNYLQEIGNGWFGKVILAEVLCDCSPSQVVVKELKVSASPLEQRKFLAEAEPYRSLHHPNILQCLGQCSESIPYLLVMEFCQLGDLKRYLRAQRKSDGMTPDLLNRDLLTLQRMAYEITSGLLHLHENNYIHSDLALRNCLLTSDLTVRIGDYGLSHNHYKEDYYLTPDKLWIPLRWIAPELLEEFRGELVVTDQTKTSNVWSLGVVIWELFEFGAQPHRHLSDEEVLTFVIKERQITLAQPRLKLSHADYWYEVMQSCWLPPPQRPTVNEIFILLSSLLAAEQGTSRTSVAEEEDEDEYEEAHGRRRRGESEESFERRWDSLRPSAFQSAAGERQKERGYSREDGNSFPLLDPVNSIPPSSHELDDILTVTETSKGLNFEYFWEKAHGRRGYKPLPPPQPIPTPISGHRQSLDTPTVVPVISARSPSLASEYYIRLEEHTPQDKSTNLKGKSSSSHTDSASSGDLELVEIPSGTLDKGKPTYQNNVGQGASQTLQTVRSSEVQVLVPNTGLVEFSKESCNRVTDYAVVDIGDVKRDANLRRSGSVTSQVPILPPKPRSMSMSSGSNLLSRPLPVPPPMYSRSFGLGHYPAPTYPISKSDTSDSLFMSSCSTSKGNFDHLGFNRTHQRLPPSPSHSPSIPPSSSGHSIFPPPQSCPPPLPPHYRPQKDPFHSYAGETFPRHNNPAVHLERDPLSCDYSEKWTADRSMTCSQSLHNSTYIKDESPGGRESPYSKMCHSESNPEIERKSSSSTTYSEDDYNSPFVSPSRLSSGTIIEHISLVDDPDPATAELFSRGMKRTQSRLDTILPALWKEEDAEMHRERVAAAKKSPIHLFLTEISNEPLDSNLGETSWGRDTDKDSGFKGMRRSQSLLTELDSATKAWVPDKIAEDEGIKKRDLFLTEIDTAMSDCEDVYDGDGGIPVSRFGTTPFPYARPEDLSTYTEAEDAFAQGMKRSQSLLSEINTEMSKKEDMSRVEFLKEIQSAETFLTEIITRQRKQEESPSPVAISPEYESVCIGPTSSPTIKFESLATPLSDTKEAIYAQVTKRAKRSEIKVAVRPEMPVLQIASELQSLKKEPNLSTYAHPAKEESDSKPQSPADFVPSGILPKTGLLMDQTSPVVKERTDAKVINSENEEPLHNVSLELPRQSRVQCLSKDIIDVDITEASDKSILTEKTESVGKVVEGIHVQDPLVFRIETRDGSFESSEVLGVKGCMYVDIPDPASLSNTTASTTEQDCGQVIQSYKSQDSPRVSKKETLFTSSEQTTLTDTDFNISTRHDAKEVDDIKEGISTTDSMLSLGEASTDVLPLSFAREQNSEQSLSTITPTDSTMSPLTSSSMDCLTPGDSWVSGGGTGWRILGTETPYRDSAYFSDSDWDGGEGLPRRGSDGLGSSRPGSGRAGERGTLMGIEEKTEAEDDVQGGKVVKISLDAVVDSVKSITEMSPKHGSDGTLLSGYETSDVPKTENNAIDELLCAIQDPPLKAFPCTDASKFTFQISSVTDLSEEKEVHNMELLSKTIIQPVEKVHKANVVEELLETQAYLKTKAYELMYTSKGEEIHKEPLRSGKHTLDIQYSDANELGLRNLTFTEEMEEQAKTRSEAESQLTEAELCFTTKKSPNTKLEQEGLGDLFQKECFDDFGEDASKELNVKAEEIWKVLEEPGSTNRSLKEAVVCHRLQQDDHQIWTAENDQWPLTENDQWASPEKNTWVSTENDRRAPDENDHWESSKNDQWSSAENDQWASTENEQWASAKRSEKELATEFFPGLGQNKCTEEEIFGTSHEFWETENDELAKSEPHPTIMETHGSTYTEEKQKHHKHQPTFSSWVPEALETQQRMDIHQEENNENPDMENGEPEHYVDLKVEVDNLENPEQELLTHCNGVGRRSSSDCKVCIQNEAEDEFPGGEGNQIFSRPQNILEVKNEAGEREHHFAESGRFEGLKIQTETHTNHNNNWVTATSETDEVQATNNIVIKPHLPSAHQDAYFSQDVESNHCQTSNRETGEDIFLEKDRSDSPSCPILTVNAEAEPCTIHSSNIQCCSPALMSMDISECDASQHAEVSNCQGPNNFPNTVHHIEIKSGPADQPWMDVTDHESLLVFSNNADSFNLSTAECSTSTHSKGITANLGQKPSLIAENQTHLVSDCINEDDMRNSKSHSVISQSSLNSIPELLISEWKDLDEEPLEDFEKLEKLCCISGDEDILGDLLLGNLELLESLKKNHQSLPSTNDDQENSGISDGKTRVELSKEVHGISDISMDELQSLEENELLLEKKEGVNISPALSPCQLSEGAKGQRLLSQMPAKNGLMMQVCEEKLQYSLSENVQTNVLWGSTITDRVILRPWAETSAGTACDASSEEASLGTESKNEAIPSSPVLPKSKDAEVEMGTQKMMEKAEVTPDPPAANQAMKAKLARLSLSLPPLPLSLPLSPGSKGFWEGGENRIGRRRGFSTGSDPEEEEEDEEQEDEASRKVIVVTETDVHKRVGLRSLLKSPKEPVDKENRDHGRNVSFFDDVTVYLFDQETPTNELSSSSAPTSPSPLGKPAHFDGHGASGHKASKNKEHAKSKSALSSSATSASSRFTVSPADDPHLV; this comes from the exons ATGCTAACACGGAGCTGGGTGATGCTGCTAGCGGGGCTGATGTCGGGCTTCTTCCCGGACAGAGCTCACGGAGCCCCGCAGCCAGAAG TGTCTTTCTCGCGGgacgtgtctctctctcctccagccTACGTGGTCATCCTGGTCTCCTGCTCAGGCCTTGTCTCATTCATCCTGCTGCTCCTCACCTGTCTGTGCTGTAAGAGAGGAAGCGTCGGCTTCAAC gagTTTGATAATGCTGATGGTGAAGAATGTTCCAGTCCTGTTCCTGAGGACAGTGTGTCCTCGTGTGTGTCTCTGCCCGAGGTTTACACACTTCCTCTGCGAGACAGAGCATGCTCAGCGCTGCCTAATGgcacag GGTCGAGTACACAGTGTTTTCGCAGACACACTCTCAACTACCTGCAGGAGATCGGAAATGGCTGGTTTGGAAAG GTGATCTTGGCCGAGGTGCTGTGTGACTGCAGCCCCTCTCAGGTGGTAGTTAAAGAGCTGAAAGTCAGTGCCAGTCCTCTGGAGCAGCGCAAGTTCCTGGCCGAGGCCGAGCCGTACAG GAGTCTCCACCACCCCAACATCCTGCAGTGTTTGGGTCAGTGCAGTGAGAGTATTCCTTACCTGCTGGTTATGGAGTTCTGCCAGCTG GGCGATCTCAAGCGGTATTTGAGAGCTCAGAGGAAGTCGGACGGCATGACCCCTGACCTTTTGAACCGTGACCTTTTGACCTTGCAGCGAATGGCGTATGAGATTACGTCAGGTCTTTTACACCTGCATGAGAACAACTACATACACAG CGATCTGGCACTGAGGAACTGCCTGCTTACCTCAGACCTGACAGTCCGGATCGGAGACTATGGCCTCTCACACAACCACTATAAG GAGGACTATTATTTAACACCGGATAAGCTGTGGATTCCTCTGCGCTGGATCGCTCCAGAGCTGCTGGAGGAGTTTAGAGGAGAATTAGTGGTCACAGACCAGACGAAGACCAGCAACGTGTG GTCCTTAGGCGTGGTGATTTGGGAGCTGTTTGAATTCGGTGCACAGCCACATCGCCACTTAAGTGATGAAGAAGTTCTCACTTTTGTCATTAAGGAGAGACAGATTACACTGGCTCAGCCGCGCCTCAAACTCTCACACGCCGACTACTG GTACGAGGTCATGCAGTCATGCTGGCTTCCACCTCCACAGCGTCCAACAGTCAACGAAATCTTCAtcctcctttcctctctcctgGCCGCGGAACAAGGAACAAGCAGGACGAGTGTGGCAGAGGAAGAAGACGAAGACGAGTATGAGGAAGCTCACGGCCGtcggaggagaggagaaagcGAAGAGTCATTCGAAAGGCGATGGGACTCACTTCGCCCCAGTGCTTTCCAGTCAGCTGCAGGTGAAcgacagaaggagagaggatATAGCAGAGAGGACGGTAACTCCTTCCCTCTTCTGGATCCCGTGAATTCGATCCCTCCTTCATCACATGAGCTTGACGACATCCTGACAGTCACTGAGACGAGCAAAGGattgaattttgaatatttttgggAAAAAGCACATGGTAGGAGGGGTTACAAaccacttcctcctcctcagccaATACCAACGCCCATCTCCGGTCATCGGCAGTCATTGGACACGCCTACGGTCGTGCCTGTGATTAGCGCGCGTAGCCCTTCTTTAGCCAGCGAGTACTACATTCGCTTAGAGGAACACACTCCACAGGACAAATCCACTAATCTTAAAGGGAAGTCATCCTCATCACATACAGATTCGGCTAGTTCTGGCGATTTGGAGTTGGTAGAGATTCCTAGTGGAACGCTCGATAAGGGAAAGCCTACTTACCAAAACAACGTTGGACAAGGTGCCTCTCAGACACTCCAGACTGTGAGATCCAGTGAAGTCCAAGTCCTGGTGCCAAACACAGGTCTGGTTGAGTTCAGTAAAGAAAGTTGTAACAGAGTGACCGATTATGCAGTAGTGGACATCGGAGATGTTAAAAGAGACGCAAACCTGAGACGCTCTGGATCTGTAACTTCCCAAGTACCAATCCTTCCACCAAAACCTCGCTCAATGTCCATGTCTTCAGGCAGCAATTTACTCTCTCGGCCCCTACCTGTTCCTCCACCTATGTACTCCCGCTCATTTGGCCTAGGTCACTACCCTGCACCCACTTATCCCATTAGCAAATCAGACACTTCAGATTCCTTGTTTATGAGCAGCTGTTCAACCTCAAAAGGCAACTTTGATCATCTGGGTTTCAATCGGACACACCAGAGGCTGCCCCCATCTCCGTCACattctccatccatccctccatcctccaGTGGACACTCGATATTTCCTCCACCTCAGAGTTGCCCTCCACCCCTCCCTCCTCACTACAGACCCCAAAAGGATCCCTTCCACAGTTATGCAGGCGAAACATTCCCCAGACATAACAATCCTGCGGTGCACTTAGAAAGAGACCCATTAAGCTGTGACTATTCTGAGAAGTGGACTGCTGACAGGAGCATGACGTGTTCGCAGTCATTGCACAACTCAACCTACATAAAGGACGAGTCCCCAGGAGGCAGAGAATCACCCTATTCCAAAATGTGTCACTCAGAGTCGAATCCAGAAATTGAGAGAAAGTCCTCCTCCAGCACGACATACTCAGAAGATGACTATAATTCCCCCTTTGTATCTCCAAGTAGACTCAGCAGTGGTACTATCATTGAACACATCAGCTTGGTTGATGACCCAGATCCTGCTACAGCAGAACTGTTCTCCAGAGGAATGAAACGAACCCAGTCACGTCTTGACACAATTCTTCCAGCGCTCTGGAAGGAGGAAGATGCAGAGATGCATCGGGAGCGAGTTGCAGCTGCTAAGAAGTCGCCAATACACCTGTTCCTAACGGAAATCTCCAACGAACCTTTGGACTCCAACTTGGGGGAAACCTCATGGGGCAGGGATACTGACAAGGACAGTGGATTTAAAGGAATGCGACGCTCCCAATCCCTCCTCACCGAACTTGACTCAGCCACTAAAGCATGGGTACCCGATAAAATTGCAGAAGATGAGGGTATTAAAAAGAGGGATTTGTTCCTCACTGAGATTGACACTGCAATGTCAGATTGTGAAGACGTATATGATGGCGATGGGGGCATCCCAGTATCCCGCTTTGGGACCACACCCTTCCCTTATGCACGTCCCGAAGACTTGTCTACATATACTGAAGCAGAAGATGCCTTTGCACAAGGAATGAAGAGATCTCAATCTCTACTGTCTGAGATAAACACAGAAATGTCAAAGAAAGAAGACATGAGCAGAGTGGAGTTTCTAAAAGAGATCCAATCAGCTGAGACGTTTCTCACTGAGATAATAACAAGACAACGCAAACAGGAAGAAAGTCCATCACCTGTAGCAATATCACCCGAATACGAGTCCGTTTGCATTGGCCCAACATCCTCGCCAACAATAAAATTTGAATCGTTAGCTACGCCTTTAAGTGATACGAAAGAGGCAATTTATGCCCAAGTTACCAAGAGAGCTAAaagaagtgaaataaaagttgCAGTACGTCCAGAAATGCCTGTTCTGCAAATAGCATCAGAACTACAAAGCCTCAAAAAAGAGCCAAATTTATCCACTTATGCTCATCCAGCCAAAGAAGAATCAGATTCAAAACCCCAAAGCCCTGCTGACTTTGTTCCTTCAGGCATTCTGCCTAAAACAGGGCTTTTAATGGACCAGACATCTCCTGTGGTAAAAGAGCGAACAGATGCAAAGGTGATCAACAGTGAAAACGAAGAACCTCTCCATAATGTTAGCTTAGAACTACCGAGACAGTCCAGAGTTCAGTGCTTGTCAAAGGATATCATAGATGTGGACATAACAGAAGCTAGCGATAAGAGTATCTTGACTGAAAAAACTGAGAGCGTTGGTAAGGTTGTGGAGGGAATCCATGTGCAGGATCCACTGGTGTTCAGAATAGAAACAAGAGATGGTTCATTTGAAAGTTCAGAAGTCCTTGGTGTAAAAGGGTGTATGTATGTAGATATTCCCGATCCTGCCAGTTTATCAAATACCACTGCCTCCACAACTGAACAAGATTGTGGCCAAGTTATTCAAAGTTATAAAAGCCAAGACTCTCCTCGAGTCTCCAAAAAGGAGACATTGTTTACCTCCAGTGAGCAAACTACTTTGACTGACACAGATTTCAATATAAGCACCAGACATGATGCTAAAGAAGTAGATGACATAAAAGAGGGCATCAGTACAACAGACTCTATGTTATCTCTTGGTGAAGCAAGCACTGATGTGTTACCACTGTCCTTTGCAAGGGAACAAAACTCTGAACAGTCCCTGTCTACTATTACACCCACGGACTCAACAATGTCACCCCTTACCTCTAGTTCTATGGACTGCCTCACCCCTGGAGACTCATGGGTTAGTGGAGGAGGCACTGGGTGGAGGATCTTGGGTACTGAAACCCCCTATCGAGATTCTGCCTACTTTTCAGACAGTGATTGGGATGGTGGGGAAGGTTTGCCCAGAAGAGGTTCTGATGGATTGGGTTCTTCTCGTCCAGGCAGTGGTCGAGCAGGCGAGAGAGGAACGCTGATGGGAATTGAAGAAAAGACTGAGGCAGAGGACGATGTTCAGGGTGGCAAAGTGGTTAAAATATCACTTGATGCCGTAGTGGATTCAGTGAAAAGCATTACTGAAATGAGTCCTAAACATGGTAGTGATGGTACATTGCTTTCAGGATATGAGACTTCTGATGTcccaaaaactgaaaacaatgcTATTGATGAGTTGCTTTGTGCTATTCAGGATCCACCACTAAAAGCGTTCCCATGCACTGATGCCTCCAAGTTTACTTTTCAAATATCTTCTGTCACTGATTTAAGTGAAGAAAAAGAGGTTCACAACATGGAATTGCTCTCCAAAACAATAATACAACCTGTAGAAAAGGTCCACAAGGCAAACGTTGTGGAGGAACTTCTTGAAACTCAGGCTTATTTGAAAACAAAGGCGTATGAGTTGATGTACACTTCAAAAGGCGAAGAAATTCATAAGGAACCACTTAGGTCAGGAAAGCATACACTGGATATACAATACAGTGATGCCAATGAATTGGGCTTGAGAAACCTTACTTTTACAGAAGAAATGGAAGAGCAAGCAAAGACAAGGTCAGAAGCTGAAAGCCAGTTAACTGAAGCTGAGCTCTGCTTCACAACAAAGAAATCTCCAAACACCAAACTGGAGCAGGAAGGCCTGGGAGATCTTTTTCAAAAGGAATGTTTTGATGACTTTGGGGAGGACGCCTCAAAGGAACTAAATGTGAAAGCAGAGGAAATATGGAAGGTTCTTGAAGAGCCTGGTTCCACAAACAGATCTCTGAAGGAAGCAGTTGTATGTCATCGACTCCAGCAAGATGATCATCAAATCTGGACTGCAGAAAATGACCAGTGGCCATTGACTGAAAACGACCAGTGGGCATCACCTGAAAAGAACACATGGGTATCCACTGAAAATGACAGGAGGGCACCTGATGAAAATGACCACTGGGAATCAAGTAAAAATGACCAGTGGTCATCAGCTGAAAATGACCAGTGGGCATCGACTGAAAACGAGCAGTGGGCATCAGCTAAGAGATCCGAAAAAGAACTAGCGACAGAATTCTTTCCAGGTTTAGGACAAAACAAGTGTACAGAGGAGGAGATATTTGGCACGAGCCATGAATTCTGGGAAACAGAAAATGATGAACTAGCAAAGAGTGAGCCTCATCCCACCATTATGGAGACACATGGAAGTACTTACACtgaagaaaagcaaaaacatcacaaacatcAACCAACGTTTTCCAGTTGGGTTCCAGAAGCTCTTGAAACTCAACAGAGGATGGACATTCACCAGGAAGAAAACAATGAGAATCCTGACATGGAAAACGGAGAACCAGAACATTATGTGGACTTAAAAGTGGAAGTGGATaacctggagaacccagagCAAGAGCTTCTCACTCACTGTAATGGTGTTGGAAGGAGAAGCTCCAGTGATTGCAAGGTGTGCATCCAAAATGAGGCAGAAGATGAATTTCCAGGAGGTGAAGGAAACCAAATATTTAGCAGACCACAGAACATTCTTGAAGTAAAGAACGAGGCTGGAGAAAGAGAACACCATTTTGCTGAATCAGGAAGGTTTGAAGGCTTGAAGATACAGACTGAGACTCATACCAATCACAACAATAACTGGGTCACGGCAACATCTGAAACTGATGAGGTCCAGGCCAcaaataatattgttattaaacCTCACTTACCTTCAGCACACCAAGACGCATACTTTAGCCAGGATGTTGAAAGTAATCACTGCCAAACATCAAACAGGGAGACAGGCGAGGATATATTTCTTGAAAAAGACAGATCAGATTCTCCATCTTGTCCCATTCTCACTGTTAACGCTGAAGCTGAACCTTGCACGATCCACAGTAGCAACATTCAGTGCTGCTCTCCTGCCTTAATGTCTATGGATATATCGGAGTGTGACGCTTCCCAGCATGCAGAAGTGAGCAATTGCCAAGGCCCAAACAATTTCCCAAACACGGTGCACCATATAGAGATCAAGTCTGGTCCAGCTGATCAACCCTGGATGGACGTCACAGACCATGAAAGTCTACTGGTCTTCTCTAACAATGCAGATTCCTTTAACCTATCCACTGCTGAATGCTCAACCAGCACCCACAGCAAAGGAATTACTGCAAATTTGGGACAAAAACCATCACTGATCGCTGAAAATCAGACCCACCTGGTATCTGATTGCATAAATGAGGATGACATGAGGAATAGCAAGTCTCACTCAGTGATCTCTCAGAGCTCCTTGAACTCTATCCCAGAATTGCTCATCTCAGAGTGGAAGGATTTGGATGAGGAGCCTCTGGAGGATTTTGAAAAGCTGGAGAAGTTGTGCTGCATTTCCGGAGATGAAGATATTCTAGGAGACCTCTTGCTAGGAAACTTAGAACTATTAGAATCCTTGAAGAAGAATCATCAGTCTTTGCCAAGCACCAATGACGACCAAGAGAACTCTGGGATTTCAGATGGCAAGACAAGAGTTGAGCTGAGCAAGGAGGTTCACGGAATCTCAGACATTTCCATGGACGAATTGCAAAGCTTGGAAGAAAATGAGCTTTTACTCGAAAAGAAGGAGGGAGTGAACATCTCACCTGCACTTTCACCATGTCAATTAAGCGAAGGTGCCAAAGGTCAGCGATTGCTGTCTCAAATGCCAGCTAAAAATGGGTTAATGATGCAG GTTTGTGAAGAAAAACTGCAGTACTCCCTCAGTGAGAATGTTCAAACCAACGTGCTATGGGGATCTACCATTACTGACCGCGTCATTCTGCGTCCTTGGGCAGAAACCAGTGCCGGCACTGCCTGTGATGCTTCCAGTGAAGAAGCCTCACTGGGAACTGAGAG TAAAAATGAAGCAATCCCATCTAGCCCAGTTCTACCTAAAAGTAAAGATGCTGAAGTAGAAATGGGGACACAGAAAATGATGGAGAAGGCTGAAGTCACACCTGATCCACCTGCCGCTAACCAAGCTATGAAAG CTAAACTGGCccgcctctccctctctctccccccattGCCTCTCtcgcttcctctctctcctggtTCCAAAGGATTCTGGGAAGGAGGGGAAAACAGAATCGGCCGGAGAAGGGGCTTCTCAACAGGAAGCGATcctgaagaggaagaagaagacgaagagCAGGAGGACGAGGCCTCTAGGAAGGTCATCGTCGTCACGGAGACCGATGTTCACAAGCGAGTAGGGCTGCGGAGTTTGCTGAAATCGCCGAAGGAACCTGTCGACAAAGAAAATCGCGACCATGGGAGGAACGTGTCCttttttgatgatgtcactgtctatctgtttgATCAG GAAACACCAACCAATGAGCTGAGTTCCAGCTCTGCCCCTACAAGTCCGTCTCCTCTTGGAAAGCCCGCCCACTTTGATGGACATG GAGCGAGCGGGCACAAAGCCAGCAAGAACAAAGAGCATGCAAAGTCCAAATCAGCACTGAGCTCATCAGCAACGTCAGCATCATCGCGCTTCACTGTCAGTCCCGCTGATGACCCTCATTTAGTCTGA